Proteins from one Dehalococcoidia bacterium genomic window:
- a CDS encoding RDD family protein yields the protein MQPLNPEAPLSPDLELAPIGLRLFAFVLDAAIAVVLVLTVGSFAVTSGVSVGTAAPAMVVVAAAYNIGFVAAAGATPGKTAVGLKVAGRDGLRPSPDAAVLRFLAYFVLGALFPFGTIANLASMFADAQRRTFPDRIAGTVVLRELRAA from the coding sequence GTGCAGCCCCTGAATCCGGAAGCGCCCCTCAGCCCCGACCTCGAGCTGGCGCCCATCGGCCTGCGCCTGTTCGCGTTCGTCCTGGACGCCGCAATCGCTGTCGTCCTGGTGCTGACGGTGGGGTCTTTTGCGGTGACCTCGGGCGTGAGCGTCGGGACGGCGGCGCCGGCGATGGTGGTCGTGGCGGCGGCGTACAACATCGGGTTCGTGGCCGCCGCGGGCGCGACGCCAGGCAAGACGGCCGTCGGGCTCAAAGTCGCGGGCCGCGACGGGCTCAGGCCCTCCCCGGACGCGGCCGTGCTGCGTTTTCTGGCCTACTTCGTCCTCGGCGCGCTGTTTCCCTTCGGGACAATCGCCAACCTCGCCTCCATGTTCGCCGACGCGCAGAGGCGTACCTTCCCGGACCGTATCGCGGGCACCGTGGTCCTCCGCGAGCTCCGGGCGGCCTAG